A region from the Candidatus Zixiibacteriota bacterium genome encodes:
- a CDS encoding AMP-binding protein — protein sequence MTPADRPQDRFDDMDTWPRERLRRFQYRKLKQVVDRAYRHLPFYRRRFDAAGVRPDQIRSLEDFTRLPLFTKRDVLREMEERGSFCAGMELRDPADPAALCMTSGTLGSAFLCLSGKWRSARGDSLARYCWWGGLRPGMRALMAAPAWHGLAVQESRALERLGATCVIPWGTFLPRYAGNFLDALRDLRPQFVSMFLPMLYALLAECRRREIEPREAFNGVRHLVLVGAPMTPRGRDRLREELGVADVFEGLGNPEALTAMECSFHCGHHLFLDCCYVEVVDPENGAPVPPGARGTVVVTSLIPHGSLYIRYDSGDVGEILPEPCPCGRTWPRLEVYDRWANAVHVAGARIFPYDVRLCLDDVPELIGVPFALLRGDRSSRSLRLVIQKTPNGDSERLGRRLRARIEESLGIEASAEWTERLPERWKGIAVIEEKDWRGSDV from the coding sequence ATGACCCCGGCCGATCGACCACAAGACCGCTTCGACGACATGGATACCTGGCCCCGGGAGCGTCTGCGCCGGTTTCAGTATCGAAAGCTGAAGCAGGTCGTGGATCGGGCCTACCGGCATCTTCCTTTCTACCGCCGGCGGTTCGACGCGGCGGGCGTGCGCCCGGATCAAATAAGGAGCCTCGAAGATTTTACGCGGCTGCCTCTGTTCACCAAGAGGGATGTCCTTCGCGAGATGGAGGAACGAGGAAGCTTCTGCGCCGGCATGGAGCTCCGGGACCCCGCCGATCCCGCCGCCCTGTGCATGACGTCCGGCACTCTCGGCTCGGCTTTCCTTTGTCTTTCCGGGAAATGGCGCTCCGCTCGCGGCGACTCGCTGGCCCGCTATTGCTGGTGGGGAGGACTGCGTCCGGGAATGCGCGCGCTCATGGCCGCACCCGCGTGGCACGGCCTGGCGGTCCAGGAGAGCCGCGCTCTGGAGCGTCTCGGCGCAACCTGCGTGATCCCGTGGGGAACTTTCCTGCCTCGATACGCGGGAAATTTTCTCGACGCCTTGAGAGATCTCAGGCCGCAGTTCGTTTCCATGTTCCTTCCGATGCTCTACGCCCTCCTGGCGGAGTGCCGCCGGCGCGAAATCGAGCCGCGGGAGGCCTTCAACGGCGTCCGCCACCTGGTCCTGGTCGGTGCCCCCATGACGCCGCGCGGCAGGGATCGGCTGAGAGAGGAGCTGGGCGTAGCCGATGTCTTCGAAGGGCTCGGCAATCCCGAGGCGCTGACCGCGATGGAATGCTCTTTTCACTGCGGGCACCATCTCTTTCTCGACTGTTGTTACGTGGAGGTCGTGGATCCCGAAAACGGCGCCCCCGTGCCTCCCGGCGCGCGCGGCACCGTGGTCGTCACGTCGCTGATTCCTCACGGCTCCCTTTACATCCGCTACGATTCGGGCGATGTCGGCGAAATTCTTCCCGAACCCTGTCCGTGCGGGAGAACCTGGCCGCGGCTGGAGGTCTACGACCGCTGGGCCAACGCGGTGCACGTCGCCGGAGCGCGGATCTTTCCCTACGACGTACGCTTGTGCCTGGACGACGTGCCGGAGCTGATCGGCGTCCCGTTCGCGCTCCTTCGCGGCGACAGGAGCTCGAGATCGCTTCGCCTGGTGATCCAGAAAACCCCGAACGGAGATTCCGAAAGGCTGGGGAGGCGCCTGCGGGCGCGCATCGAGGAAAGTCTCGGAATCGAAGCCAGCGCAGAATGGACCGAGCGATTGCCGGAGCGGTGGAAGGGGATCGCAGTGATCGAGGAAAAGGACTGGAGAGGCTCAGATGTCTAA
- a CDS encoding AMP-binding protein, translating to MSKGAVGLTAGYWPENVYRYLAIPGMSLDEGLIARPARRRADHPALLTGDAAVTYGRLGAEADRIGRALLALSDGRAARVAVVTRRPMCAAELLFGALKARWVVFVADPSLPAPALADQCRRFGADAVVAGEADIERKLQTEASEPRVILLDRLLEKESKISPPRGRQDFQAPAVAVAMDDGRLVYHSHASLLAGAVSWSAFVQLRAEDVMLGLQPLHRWEGLYALLPILFRGGSCLLAGLQDPEVTAEAIVRHRPVYAIVPRLEARKLYHPENKPVVQAIRTALRGLFVSVNEPFTVMGRARLRNLLEKPALLSYGSQQAGPVLSSHPTWYLDAAVGMPLTNVDVWPLNPSSGKPLRVPWETVEYAEVGVKSPMVAVGYETAEDAEKHVRDGWLRTRIVATMDPNGLFYLQSKVTD from the coding sequence ATGTCTAAGGGAGCTGTCGGCCTGACGGCGGGGTACTGGCCGGAAAACGTCTATCGCTACCTCGCAATTCCGGGCATGTCGCTGGACGAGGGCTTGATCGCGCGACCCGCACGGCGACGAGCGGACCATCCGGCGCTGCTGACGGGCGATGCCGCCGTGACCTACGGGCGGCTGGGCGCCGAAGCGGATCGGATCGGTAGAGCCCTGCTCGCGCTCTCCGACGGCCGGGCTGCCCGAGTCGCTGTGGTGACGCGCCGGCCCATGTGCGCCGCCGAGCTCCTCTTCGGCGCGCTGAAGGCCCGCTGGGTCGTTTTCGTCGCGGATCCTTCCCTGCCGGCGCCGGCGCTGGCGGATCAGTGCCGGCGGTTCGGCGCCGACGCCGTTGTCGCGGGCGAGGCGGACATCGAGCGGAAACTGCAGACGGAGGCTTCGGAACCGCGCGTCATCCTGCTCGACCGGCTTCTGGAGAAGGAATCGAAGATCTCCCCTCCCCGCGGGCGACAGGATTTCCAGGCGCCTGCCGTCGCCGTGGCGATGGATGACGGCCGCCTGGTTTACCACAGCCACGCCTCCCTGCTCGCGGGAGCCGTCTCGTGGAGCGCCTTCGTCCAGTTGCGCGCCGAGGACGTGATGCTCGGGCTCCAGCCGTTGCACCGCTGGGAAGGGCTGTACGCTCTTCTGCCGATCCTGTTTCGCGGGGGAAGCTGCCTGCTCGCCGGGCTGCAGGATCCGGAGGTTACCGCCGAAGCGATCGTCAGGCACCGTCCGGTATACGCGATCGTTCCCCGGCTCGAGGCAAGAAAGCTCTATCACCCCGAAAACAAGCCCGTGGTGCAGGCGATCAGGACGGCGCTTCGCGGACTGTTCGTGTCGGTCAATGAGCCGTTTACGGTTATGGGGCGAGCCAGGCTTCGAAACCTGCTGGAGAAGCCCGCGCTTCTCAGTTACGGCTCCCAGCAGGCCGGTCCGGTTCTCTCGTCGCATCCCACGTGGTACCTCGACGCCGCCGTGGGCATGCCTCTGACCAACGTCGATGTCTGGCCCTTGAACCCGTCCAGTGGAAAGCCGCTGCGGGTTCCGTGGGAGACCGTGGAATACGCCGAGGTCGGAGTCAAATCGCCGATGGTCGCGGTCGGGTACGAGACGGCGGAGGATGCCGAGAAACACGTGCGCGACGGGTGGCTGCGCACGAGGATCGTCGCGACCATGGACCCGAACGGGCTTTTCTACCTCCAGTCCAAGGTCACTGACTGA
- a CDS encoding c-type cytochrome, producing the protein MTLLGRRPKKLALLVVLCGAGLAGCVPAPEPFPKENVAAAAARGRQLFKRESCVSCHVTTLAPHVPDAAVGFVPDLRKTPRRTRDWYLAYLIRPRALLPWSPMPSYGYLSGQELAALIAFLQSLPRAPAAGAPAPAASVPEAPKSLSAYRAGRAVYRTYCAGCHGESGNGAGPVGHLLSPEPRDFTDAIWMNKQTESYLFSVITNGKPETAMPGFADLLGPADRALALRYLGYFANPVARERMELGFLPAAPPSQLSQ; encoded by the coding sequence ATGACCCTTCTCGGCAGAAGGCCAAAGAAGCTGGCGCTGCTGGTCGTTCTCTGCGGGGCCGGCCTGGCGGGATGCGTGCCCGCGCCGGAACCTTTCCCGAAAGAGAACGTCGCCGCCGCGGCGGCGAGGGGCCGACAGCTCTTCAAGCGGGAATCCTGCGTTTCCTGCCACGTGACCACGCTTGCTCCGCATGTGCCGGATGCGGCCGTCGGATTCGTGCCCGATTTGCGCAAGACGCCCAGGCGAACTCGCGACTGGTACCTGGCCTATCTCATTCGCCCCCGCGCCCTGCTTCCCTGGAGCCCGATGCCCTCTTACGGCTATCTTTCGGGGCAGGAGCTGGCGGCTTTGATCGCCTTTCTTCAAAGCCTGCCGAGAGCGCCCGCGGCAGGCGCGCCGGCGCCGGCCGCAAGCGTTCCCGAGGCTCCGAAGAGTCTCTCCGCTTACAGGGCGGGGCGCGCGGTTTACCGGACCTACTGCGCGGGCTGCCACGGGGAGTCGGGCAACGGTGCGGGACCCGTGGGCCACCTCCTTTCTCCAGAGCCGCGCGATTTTACCGACGCGATCTGGATGAACAAGCAAACGGAGTCCTATCTCTTCTCGGTTATCACGAACGGAAAGCCGGAAACGGCGATGCCGGGGTTTGCGGATCTGCTCGGTCCCGCCGATCGAGCTCTGGCGCTCCGTTACCTCGGCTACTTTGCCAATCCGGTGGCCAGAGAGCGGATGGAGCTCGGCTTTCTCCCGGCGGCTCCGCCAAGCCAGCTCAGTCAGTGA
- a CDS encoding c-type cytochrome — MERWLGLANLCLALVLGWVFWDSSGREWTGYQESYYRLAAALTTNEAVKEWAAGQRLEIKQLQPKELGSVERCTSCHLGLDDAAIGSLAQPLGAHPALLKSHPPQRFGCVVCHGGEGRAVTTLDAHGQGTIRARSLLKREYMQAACYGCHGEDSLAPAEIAGVIRGRRLVNRYFCLGCHRIDGEGGDEGPDLSAVGSHRDWLWLYAHLARPQGVVAGSTMPVYAMTREEIRDITIYLMTLRDTRDRLRTAALQVRSASLSGKPPLPARVEERSKVAAGDAVERFRYSGRALFRGAGCSLCHTVGSSGGEVGPALTYIGRKRSPEELEQLLRDPDRVLPGGKMPRLYLNDEQVKALVAYLKTLG, encoded by the coding sequence ATGGAAAGATGGCTCGGACTGGCCAATCTGTGCCTGGCGCTGGTTCTCGGCTGGGTCTTCTGGGACAGTAGCGGGCGGGAATGGACGGGCTATCAAGAATCGTACTACCGGTTGGCCGCGGCGCTCACGACGAACGAGGCGGTCAAGGAATGGGCGGCGGGTCAACGGCTCGAGATCAAGCAGCTGCAGCCAAAAGAGCTGGGCTCGGTGGAGCGCTGCACGTCCTGCCACCTGGGGCTGGACGACGCGGCGATCGGCTCTCTGGCTCAGCCGCTGGGAGCGCACCCTGCTCTGCTGAAGAGTCATCCGCCGCAGCGCTTCGGCTGCGTGGTTTGTCACGGAGGAGAAGGCAGAGCCGTCACCACGCTCGATGCGCACGGTCAGGGAACGATCCGCGCGAGATCTTTGTTGAAGCGAGAGTACATGCAGGCGGCGTGCTACGGCTGCCACGGCGAGGACAGCCTTGCGCCGGCGGAGATCGCTGGCGTCATCCGCGGCAGGCGACTCGTCAATCGCTACTTCTGCCTGGGATGCCATCGCATCGACGGAGAAGGAGGGGACGAAGGGCCCGATTTGAGCGCCGTCGGCAGCCACCGCGACTGGCTTTGGCTGTACGCGCACCTCGCGAGACCGCAGGGAGTAGTCGCGGGGTCGACGATGCCGGTTTATGCGATGACCCGGGAAGAGATACGCGACATCACGATCTATCTGATGACGCTCCGGGATACCCGGGACCGACTGAGAACCGCGGCGCTCCAGGTCAGAAGCGCGTCCCTTTCCGGTAAGCCGCCGCTGCCGGCGCGGGTCGAGGAGCGATCGAAGGTCGCCGCGGGCGACGCGGTCGAGCGCTTCCGGTATTCGGGTCGCGCGCTTTTCCGGGGCGCGGGTTGCAGCCTGTGCCACACGGTCGGCAGCAGCGGAGGGGAGGTAGGTCCCGCGTTGACCTATATAGGTCGGAAGCGAAGCCCCGAAGAACTGGAGCAGTTGCTGCGGGATCCCGATCGGGTGCTGCCCGGGGGCAAGATGCCCCGCCTGTATCTCAACGACGAGCAGGTCAAGGCCCTGGTGGCCTACTTGAAGACCCTCGGCTGA
- a CDS encoding cytochrome bc complex cytochrome b subunit: MAGRLGRISCAVVSAWRDACGRVYRSVFRGDYPQTLKQQLAVVVNNLILHVHPSRVFQRSIRPATTLGLGLICLYLFIIEWITGIFLMFYYEPSTGAAYGRILDLNYTVAFGRVMRNLHRWAAEAMVVAVAVHMCRVFYTGAYKPPREFNWVLGVILLVMTLALSFTGYLLPWDQLSFWAITVGTNIVGYAPWLGPKLRFLLLGGDSVGSEALLRFYTLHVIAIPAVTALLVNYHVWRVIKDGGLAHPFEKNPEAHRTEPVLPTFPTVVYLELLVFAVLMAGLLAASIVFDAPLEEEANPLLPSNPSKAPWYFLGLQELVSYSAFWGGIMVPTLLLVFLVALPYVDRGPAGVGVWFSRERIFMIVVWTAILIAIVVLTAIGVFFRGPNWNFYWPWENWPGPN; encoded by the coding sequence TTGGCGGGAAGACTCGGACGGATTTCCTGCGCCGTCGTCAGCGCGTGGCGCGACGCGTGCGGGCGTGTGTATCGATCGGTATTTCGCGGGGACTATCCGCAGACGCTCAAGCAGCAGCTGGCCGTCGTGGTCAACAACTTGATCCTGCACGTCCATCCGTCCAGGGTGTTCCAACGCAGCATCCGGCCGGCGACCACCCTCGGTCTGGGGCTCATCTGTCTCTACCTCTTCATCATCGAGTGGATAACCGGCATTTTCCTGATGTTCTATTACGAGCCGTCGACCGGCGCCGCCTACGGACGAATTCTCGATCTGAATTATACGGTCGCCTTCGGCAGGGTCATGCGCAATCTTCACCGCTGGGCGGCGGAAGCCATGGTGGTCGCGGTCGCGGTGCACATGTGCCGGGTTTTCTACACCGGCGCCTACAAGCCGCCGAGGGAGTTCAACTGGGTGCTCGGCGTGATCCTGCTGGTCATGACGCTGGCGCTCAGCTTCACGGGCTATCTGCTTCCCTGGGATCAGCTCTCCTTCTGGGCGATCACGGTCGGCACCAACATCGTCGGCTACGCGCCGTGGCTCGGCCCCAAACTTCGATTTCTCCTGCTCGGCGGCGACTCCGTCGGGAGCGAAGCGTTGCTCCGGTTCTACACTTTGCACGTCATCGCCATTCCCGCCGTGACCGCGCTCTTGGTGAATTATCACGTCTGGCGCGTGATCAAGGACGGCGGTCTCGCCCATCCTTTCGAAAAAAACCCCGAAGCTCATCGCACGGAGCCCGTCCTTCCCACGTTCCCGACGGTGGTATACCTCGAGCTTCTGGTTTTCGCCGTGCTCATGGCCGGGCTGCTGGCGGCCTCGATCGTGTTCGATGCGCCTCTCGAAGAAGAAGCCAATCCGCTGCTGCCCAGCAACCCGTCGAAGGCTCCGTGGTACTTTCTCGGCCTGCAGGAGCTCGTGAGCTATTCCGCGTTCTGGGGCGGCATCATGGTGCCTACGCTTCTGCTGGTTTTCCTGGTTGCGCTGCCGTACGTCGACCGCGGCCCGGCAGGGGTCGGAGTCTGGTTCTCCCGGGAGCGCATCTTCATGATCGTGGTCTGGACGGCGATCCTGATCGCGATCGTCGTCTTGACGGCGATCGGAGTGTTTTTCCGCGGGCCGAACTGGAATTTCTACTGGCCCTGGGAGAACTGGCCGGGCCCGAACTGA
- a CDS encoding ubiquinol-cytochrome c reductase iron-sulfur subunit yields MQKLSRQEFLVRLAWGSVVAQAALMGFGSFRFLIPDRVFGPPTMFKIGKPEDFPPGTQTFLRESRVFVVSSEKGINAMSAVCTHLGCTVGRVEWGYQCPCHGSKFDSYGRVLAGPAPTPLPWLRILQGPDGQLVVDTWRPVPRGTFFRA; encoded by the coding sequence ATGCAAAAGCTTTCGCGCCAGGAATTTCTCGTGCGCCTCGCCTGGGGAAGCGTGGTCGCCCAGGCGGCGCTGATGGGGTTCGGCTCTTTCCGGTTTCTCATCCCGGATCGGGTGTTCGGTCCTCCCACGATGTTCAAGATCGGCAAGCCGGAGGACTTTCCGCCCGGAACCCAGACATTTCTCCGCGAGAGCCGGGTTTTCGTCGTGTCGAGCGAAAAGGGAATCAACGCGATGTCGGCCGTGTGCACCCATCTCGGCTGCACGGTCGGAAGAGTCGAATGGGGATACCAGTGCCCCTGCCACGGCAGCAAGTTCGATTCCTACGGGCGCGTGCTGGCGGGTCCTGCGCCCACGCCCCTGCCCTGGCTCAGAATCTTGCAGGGTCCCGACGGGCAGCTGGTGGTGGACACCTGGCGCCCCGTGCCGAGAGGCACGTTCTTCAGAGCCTGA
- a CDS encoding CBS domain-containing protein produces MPSEEQVPVRAIMVRDVVTLECDDVLDVADDIMTLGRIRHLPVLEQGRVVGVLSQRDLFHSALVKVLGFKHREQKDLMKTVRVKEVMSKPVITISPDASIKEAARLLMEKKIGCLPVVEEGKFVGMVTETDIMRYLAEH; encoded by the coding sequence ATGCCATCGGAAGAGCAAGTTCCCGTTCGGGCCATCATGGTCAGAGACGTCGTCACCCTCGAATGCGACGACGTCCTCGACGTCGCGGACGATATCATGACGCTCGGCCGGATACGTCATCTGCCGGTACTCGAGCAGGGGCGGGTGGTGGGGGTCTTGAGCCAGCGCGACCTGTTCCATTCGGCTCTCGTCAAGGTTCTGGGGTTCAAGCATCGGGAGCAAAAGGATCTGATGAAAACCGTTCGGGTAAAGGAAGTGATGAGCAAACCCGTCATCACGATATCGCCCGACGCGTCGATCAAGGAGGCGGCCCGTTTGCTGATGGAAAAAAAGATCGGCTGTCTCCCGGTGGTGGAAGAGGGGAAGTTCGTCGGGATGGTGACCGAGACGGACATCATGCGCTACCTCGCCGAGCACTGA
- a CDS encoding RidA family protein — translation MPVTIVNPAQLVRPKGYNHGFKVPGGTNMLFLGGQVAWDKEGRLVGEGDVVRQFDKALENLLQVVREAGGQPEDIVKLNLYVTDKQSYLGSLQELGRVYRKHMGRHFPAMTLVEVKGLYEAGAMVEIEGVAVVPGEG, via the coding sequence ATGCCCGTCACCATCGTCAACCCGGCGCAACTGGTCCGGCCGAAGGGCTACAATCACGGGTTCAAGGTTCCGGGAGGAACCAACATGCTGTTTCTCGGCGGGCAGGTTGCCTGGGACAAGGAAGGCCGGCTCGTCGGCGAAGGCGATGTCGTCCGGCAGTTCGACAAGGCGCTGGAGAATCTCCTGCAGGTCGTCCGGGAGGCCGGGGGGCAGCCCGAAGACATCGTCAAGCTCAACCTCTACGTTACCGACAAACAGTCCTATCTGGGCTCATTGCAGGAGCTCGGCCGGGTCTACCGGAAGCACATGGGCAGACATTTTCCGGCGATGACGCTCGTCGAGGTCAAGGGCCTTTACGAAGCGGGCGCGATGGTGGAGATCGAGGGCGTGGCGGTCGTCCCGGGCGAGGGTTGA
- a CDS encoding ABC transporter substrate-binding protein — MKARWAARKLGLCTFGLVIGLVGLGFASVSFLDAAAPTVRVGYPQPSGAQLPVWVIPEARTDRRYGIEVQVIYVSGGARLTQTLVSGDIDMAMTGGAVVNGILSGADLVYVAMGVPTYGFSVYARPEIRDLSDLRGKIIGVMTKGASSDHAATALIRQQRMRPGEDVKFLYLGGVREILAALDKGIVPAGVISSPTTLLARRLGYRELVNIASLKLPYVHNAIVARRALLRQHPEVVRSFLKAYIAAIKIARDDPQTAKKALARFLATDDGAVLEEAYESYRFLFPRIPYMTEETIRSVLSVTDHPRAPKADPKEFFDNRFLKELEDSGFVREIYGN; from the coding sequence ATGAAAGCTCGGTGGGCTGCACGGAAGCTCGGACTGTGCACCTTCGGTCTTGTCATCGGACTCGTTGGCCTTGGTTTCGCGTCGGTAAGCTTCCTGGATGCCGCGGCGCCGACGGTCCGAGTGGGATACCCGCAGCCGAGCGGCGCGCAGCTTCCGGTCTGGGTCATTCCCGAGGCGCGAACCGACCGGCGCTACGGCATCGAGGTCCAGGTGATCTATGTGTCGGGAGGGGCGCGGCTGACGCAAACTCTGGTATCGGGGGACATCGACATGGCGATGACCGGAGGAGCGGTGGTGAACGGCATCCTGAGCGGCGCCGATCTGGTGTATGTCGCGATGGGAGTGCCGACCTACGGCTTTTCGGTTTACGCCAGGCCGGAGATCAGGGACCTGTCCGACTTGCGCGGCAAGATCATCGGCGTCATGACCAAGGGGGCTTCCTCGGACCATGCCGCCACGGCGCTGATTCGACAACAGCGAATGCGCCCGGGAGAAGACGTGAAGTTCCTTTACCTGGGCGGGGTGCGGGAGATTCTGGCCGCTCTGGACAAGGGCATCGTTCCGGCGGGCGTCATCTCCTCGCCCACGACTCTGCTCGCGCGTCGTTTGGGCTACAGGGAGCTGGTGAATATCGCCAGCCTCAAGCTTCCCTACGTTCACAACGCGATCGTCGCGCGCCGCGCTCTCCTCCGGCAACATCCCGAGGTCGTCAGGTCTTTTCTGAAAGCCTATATCGCGGCAATCAAGATTGCGCGGGACGATCCGCAAACGGCGAAAAAAGCGCTCGCCCGGTTCCTGGCGACGGACGACGGGGCTGTCCTCGAGGAAGCCTACGAGTCTTACCGCTTCCTTTTTCCCAGGATCCCTTACATGACGGAAGAGACGATTCGCTCCGTCCTCTCGGTCACCGACCATCCGAGGGCGCCGAAAGCCGATCCCAAAGAATTTTTCGACAACCGGTTTTTGAAGGAGCTGGAGGACAGCGGCTTCGTCAGGGAGATTTACGGGAACTGA
- a CDS encoding molybdopterin-dependent oxidoreductase, with the protein MSLARTLQSFLPRPRSATEKTGEARAGPPARRIPSVCQSCVNTCGIVLKVRNGVVVGVEGNAGNPHNYGRICAKGIAAVMGLYDPHRVLVPLKRTNPVKGIGVDPGWEPVEPAEALDIVVHRLRRVLEDDPRKLVILSGTGDPESVNAVIGAFAEAFGTPNAGTGTPFGAKTWANYLNTGSMHTEPDFEHCRYLMLFGSQKGAMVGHDTIKAAGAMAEARRRGMKLVVCDPVCTPTASKADEWIPIRPGTDRAMALAMLNVLLNELNVYDAEFLRAQTNACYLVGEDGRYERDASGKPMVWDRAQGAAGPYDAAEDPALLGNYEIGGNSCRPAFQLLRDHLRQYSPEAVAPVTDVPAATIRRLAGEFAASAGIGSTIVIEGRRLPLRPVCAFPDCRGLAAHMHGVWTSTAVQLLNVVVGAVDVPGGNLSTNVVGPHGRFRVGEGPEGLVTSGPELGNRRPYPARAPKAPETVDLGELFPVGRSPRPLLAFGLSDYASLLPYRPEMIVHCSSNAVMVAANPEKLAAALGRVPFMVSLAHTIDETVELADIVLPVQHTFERLDFPVNSLRGWVTGDHWYFTLRQPGTAPAPAVKHIAQLFLEFGERLRLGKKINAALNAKLRLREEHRLEENRIYHWEEILDRSAKSAFGDDRGLDWLREHGLVAWPRSLGERYPRAVHRLPRLPVYFEHFLEVRPKIEALIREAGLDWDLSGYQALPFWKPCPAAAQRDRGYDLMAVNFKFGFHAFSTTERNPWLDEITTHHPWGYRLIMNADTARRKGIADGDRVVVESCDGKRATGTVRLTQGIHPEVLGIAACFGRWSRGEPAARGKGVHYNSLVPHEMSWIDTFSGHLDACAPVRIERARDVP; encoded by the coding sequence ATGAGCCTGGCCCGGACGCTGCAGTCTTTTTTGCCCCGCCCTCGTTCCGCCACGGAAAAAACCGGAGAGGCACGGGCCGGCCCGCCTGCCCGCCGGATTCCGAGCGTCTGTCAGAGCTGTGTCAATACCTGCGGCATCGTCCTCAAAGTCCGAAACGGCGTGGTCGTGGGAGTCGAGGGCAACGCCGGGAATCCCCACAACTACGGACGGATTTGCGCCAAGGGCATTGCCGCGGTGATGGGTCTTTACGATCCTCACCGCGTCCTGGTTCCCCTCAAGCGAACCAATCCGGTAAAAGGCATCGGCGTCGACCCCGGGTGGGAGCCGGTGGAGCCTGCGGAAGCGCTGGACATCGTAGTGCATCGGTTGCGACGGGTTCTGGAAGACGACCCGCGAAAGCTCGTCATTCTTTCCGGGACCGGCGATCCCGAGTCGGTAAACGCGGTGATCGGCGCCTTTGCCGAGGCCTTCGGCACTCCCAACGCGGGCACCGGGACTCCGTTCGGCGCCAAGACCTGGGCCAACTATTTGAACACGGGGTCGATGCACACCGAGCCGGACTTCGAGCACTGTCGCTATCTGATGCTGTTCGGCTCTCAAAAGGGAGCCATGGTCGGACACGACACGATCAAAGCGGCCGGCGCCATGGCCGAGGCACGGCGGCGCGGGATGAAGCTCGTCGTTTGCGATCCCGTCTGCACGCCCACGGCATCCAAGGCCGACGAGTGGATTCCCATCCGGCCCGGCACCGATCGAGCCATGGCGCTCGCCATGCTGAACGTTCTTCTCAACGAGCTGAACGTGTACGACGCCGAATTCCTCCGCGCGCAGACGAATGCCTGCTATCTGGTCGGCGAGGACGGGCGGTACGAGCGGGACGCGAGCGGCAAGCCCATGGTCTGGGACCGTGCGCAAGGGGCGGCCGGCCCTTACGACGCCGCGGAGGATCCCGCGCTGCTGGGAAATTACGAGATCGGCGGCAACTCATGCCGGCCGGCGTTTCAGCTTCTGCGCGACCACTTGCGCCAGTACTCCCCCGAAGCGGTCGCCCCCGTAACGGATGTGCCCGCCGCAACGATTCGCCGGTTGGCCGGCGAATTCGCCGCGTCCGCCGGTATCGGGAGCACCATCGTGATCGAGGGACGGCGCTTGCCGCTCCGGCCCGTGTGCGCCTTCCCGGATTGTCGCGGCCTGGCGGCGCACATGCACGGCGTCTGGACCAGCACCGCCGTTCAGCTGCTCAACGTCGTCGTCGGCGCCGTCGACGTGCCCGGCGGCAATCTCAGCACGAACGTGGTCGGGCCGCACGGCAGGTTCCGCGTCGGCGAAGGTCCGGAGGGGCTGGTAACCTCGGGTCCCGAGCTGGGGAACCGCCGGCCGTATCCGGCAAGGGCCCCGAAGGCTCCCGAGACCGTGGATCTCGGCGAGCTGTTTCCCGTGGGGCGAAGCCCGCGCCCGCTGCTTGCCTTCGGCCTCTCGGACTACGCCAGCCTGCTTCCTTACAGGCCCGAGATGATCGTCCATTGCTCGTCGAACGCCGTGATGGTGGCCGCAAACCCCGAAAAGCTCGCCGCGGCTCTCGGCCGGGTCCCGTTCATGGTCTCGCTGGCTCATACGATCGATGAGACGGTAGAGCTGGCGGATATCGTGCTGCCGGTGCAGCACACCTTCGAGCGGCTCGATTTTCCCGTCAACAGCCTGCGCGGCTGGGTCACCGGAGACCACTGGTACTTCACCCTGCGCCAGCCGGGAACCGCACCCGCCCCGGCAGTGAAGCACATCGCTCAGCTGTTTCTCGAGTTCGGGGAGCGGCTGCGGCTGGGGAAAAAGATCAACGCCGCCCTGAACGCCAAACTACGCCTGAGGGAGGAGCACAGGCTCGAGGAGAACCGGATCTACCACTGGGAAGAAATCCTCGATCGCAGCGCCAAATCCGCGTTCGGCGACGATCGCGGGCTCGACTGGCTCAGGGAGCACGGCCTTGTCGCCTGGCCGCGAAGCCTGGGCGAGCGTTACCCGCGGGCGGTGCACCGGCTCCCGCGCCTTCCCGTCTATTTCGAGCACTTCCTGGAGGTGCGGCCGAAAATCGAGGCGCTGATCAGGGAGGCCGGGCTCGACTGGGACCTTTCCGGCTACCAGGCGCTGCCGTTCTGGAAGCCCTGCCCCGCCGCTGCGCAGCGCGATCGCGGTTACGACCTGATGGCGGTGAATTTCAAATTCGGCTTCCATGCTTTTTCGACGACCGAGCGAAACCCGTGGCTGGACGAGATCACCACGCACCACCCGTGGGGCTATCGCCTGATCATGAACGCCGACACAGCCCGGAGAAAGGGTATCGCCGACGGCGATCGGGTGGTCGTGGAGAGCTGCGACGGGAAACGAGCGACCGGTACGGTCAGGCTGACGCAGGGGATCCATCCCGAGGTCCTGGGGATCGCCGCCTGCTTCGGCCGCTGGAGCCGGGGCGAGCCTGCCGCGCGCGGCAAGGGGGTCCACTACAATTCTCTGGTCCCTCACGAGATGTCCTGGATCGACACGTTCTCGGGACATCTGGACGCCTGCGCGCCGGTGCGCATCGAAAGAGCGCGGGACGTCCCGTGA